Within Lolium rigidum isolate FL_2022 chromosome 5, APGP_CSIRO_Lrig_0.1, whole genome shotgun sequence, the genomic segment CTTTAAGTTTTACTGGAGAAGTGATAGTGTCAACATTTGAAAGTAATCGGCATGCATGCACTATATATTGTCTAAATTTGATGCCCAGAAACTCACTACCACAAACTAAACGAAAGATCTGTGTATTCATTCTTGCTAATGTGTGATAACTGATAAGAgcccagttttttttttaaagctTAGACAAGATTCTCGCTTTATCAACAATTTTTGCAAGATCTTTCAACATTGAAGACTTTGTAGTCAAAGATTACGCGATAGGAAACAAGAAAATGATGGCAGGGTGATACATCATACAATCTTAACAGTAAGAAAAAAAGTTTTAATAATAGTAATACCTCAAAACCAAGaatagataacttctcttcatcctccaacggTACACAACTCCTGTAAGTAACATAGTGTTTTGTGCCACCTGGCGTGGATGTTTCACCCAACAACTTTCTTTGCTTGGTATTGTCCCCTTCCTTTGTACCATTTTGTACTTGTACACATTTCAAAGGCAAACGGTAGCCAGTTTCGCTGCAGCAGTACTTATCATCATTCTATAAAAAATAAGACAAAATGACGTGTTAGTAAGCTTGAAAACCAATATACAAGTGCTTGCACAGTGGTGATTAAAAGGTTTGTACCCAGGTTTGACATTTATGAAGTGTTCCATTACATTTAACCTTGCCAAGTAAATACGAAGGAAGCTATTTTCTAGATAATATGTATGTTGGTACTGGAATTCTCTGTAACTGCAGAAGCTATTTTGCAGATAAATCTCCGAATGAGCAGCCCTCAATAACCATGGGAAACCCTATCCCCAGATGCTGAATGAACTATGGTCCAGAAAAATTGTACTTTTATGTGATCATCAAGCTAACAATTAATCGATCTGAATAGTCAGAGCTAGAAGTCCAAAAGAAGGTAAGGCCAATATAACTGTGTGACAACCTTTCAGGTCAcatatttccaagcaatgttcaaaTAAGGTGTCAATCATTTGAGAGGACAAAACTACTATGCTACACGCAGTTTAGAAATGGGGATTCTGACCAATAATGACAATGCGTAGTATATGAGCTGACATAGTTCTTTCATGTACTCTCTGTCTGAAGCTGTAACGCCAATTCCTTGTTATATTAGTCAAACAGCAACCAAATGAGATGGCTTTGGGCAATTATAGAAATGAATCACTAATATGAATGAAAAGACAATACTAATAGTGTTAAGAGTTCAAACAACACAAACACAAGTGTAAGATTAAGAAAGGAACATTATAGAAGGTTCAGCTTCCAATTCCAGTAGGAAAGTTTGGCTTCCTATAGCACAGAGATGCTCACTTCAAGGTCATTCACTGATACACAACATATAGATGGGACTTCTTATTCCCGTTCGATTCACTCACTGGTGCAGGAGAAACTAAACCTCTGTGGCAACTTAAAATTAAATTAGAAATTTCTTAACATGCCACAAAAGATCTGTACTTTCACCATCGATGAAATATCCTTCTTTTGTATAACACACAATTTTGTTCCAAAACTTACATACTACTCTATGCTAGGTTCTTCATGCCAAACATGGCTGAAACATAAATCACAACAAGTTCACCTAATACATAGCCACCAGACGTTCTGATTCGAACGGCGAATGCTAGCTCGGAACCTTCTTCTTTACCTATAATGAACTCAGTTTCAACCCTTTTCATACATTTTGAGTATAAAGGCTCGACTATTCCTCTGTTCCAATCGACAGTATCCAAGATCCCAACTTTTTCTTACCCTACACTTCATCTAGTCCAACAAAAGAACACAGATCATACAGGAGCTACACCGAAACAGTAGAATCAATGAGCACGACAAACCCAAATCCCATCCATCGCATTTCAATTTTTCTGAGGTGAATCGTGCTTCAGTTCCATCCTCCCAAGTCCCAAGATCGATGTTTTTTCTCCCCCCACAGGAACGCGGCCAGATTGAGAATTCAAAGGAAGGAGGAGAGAGGACCGGCAGGCTGACCTTCTCGGAGTACTGGCAGGGGATGCAGGGCCCGGAGGGGCTGCAGCGGTAGGAGGAGTTGCCCTGCGCCTCCACGAACCCCAGCAGCGACctccgcgcccccttggccgtggacgccgccgccgccatcgcgatcgCCGGCGGGATCCAGCACAGCGCTGCCACcgccaggagcagcagcagcaggagccgccaccgccacgaggtcgccgccgtcgccttgcTCGCCATGGCCAATGGAGTAGTGGTGGCTCGCGCGATGTGACGGACGGTGGGTGGACGCGCCCGTTAGCCTGATACGAGGCGCTTAGCGGGTCGGAAGCTGGTAAAGGGTTCAGTTTTCTGCTACTAGTTGTCGGAGTTGGCTTCGTTCGAAGCCAAACCcaaccgcccgccgccgccgccgccgctcgccggcgatgTTGCGCCGCCTGCTTCCCTTCCACCGGCGCTACTCCACCTCGAACGCCGCTGCCGCGCCGACTCTGTACACGGACGGCGCGTACCCTGTGTCCCTCCTCTCGTGGGGGCGGGGCGCATCGGGCCAGCTGGGGGGCGGCAAGGAGGAGCGGCGGCTTTACCCGGCGCCGGTCGCGCACCTTCTCCTCCCCGAACCGTCCCCGCGCCTCCCGCCCACCCCGGGGCGCCTACCCGCCGCCGGGGAGACGGAGACGACCGCAGGCGGCGTGGAGGTGGGGATCTCCTGCGGGCTCTTCCACTCCGcgctcgtcgtcggcggcggcgcctggGTGTGGGGCAAGGGCGACGGAGGCCGGCTCGGGCTCGGCGACGAGGCCTCCGCCTTCGTGCCCCGCGCCAACCCCAACCTCGCCCCCGACCTCAGCGTCCTCGCGCTCGGCGGCATCCACTCCGCCGCCCTCACCGCCGGCGACGTCTTCACCTGGTGAGGAAATGGGACTGCCACATTGCTCATCTTGAAGTTTACgtggcttcgttaattcaaacCCGGGCTCATTTCGAGCCTACCGTCACAAAAAAAAGTTGTTGAGAAGAAGAATGTGTGGATGATTACTGCATCACTCAGTTTACTCTAGTAGTCTGCAGGGGCTACGGTGGATTTGGAGCTCTGGGGCACTATGTCTACCATAGGGAACTGTTGCCGAGGAAAGTGGAAGGTCCTTGGGAAGGGAAGATAGCGCACATTGCCACGAGCGGAGCA encodes:
- the LOC124654378 gene encoding uncharacterized protein LOC124654378; the protein is MASKATAATSWRWRLLLLLLLAVAALCWIPPAIAMAAAASTAKGARRSLLGFVEAQGNSSYRCSPSGPCIPCQYSEKNDDKYCCSETGYRLPLKCVQVQNGTKEGDNTKQRKLLGETSTPGGTKHYVTYRSCVPLEDEEKLSILGFEVLMAGMLLVSGPFVYFRKRQTTLMQGASRIPTNPPRF